Proteins encoded by one window of Paenibacillus sp. DCT19:
- the dcm gene encoding DNA (cytosine-5-)-methyltransferase codes for MYTLSKEKVRQHMNKHGISTQKELADQLGISKNQLSMLLSPNFNPIKTNAMRLCEVLDVELEEILMSEQIEFPFEADTLVEQSHDEDLEVNVDDFEGQDFIDIHNITANRKYSAIELFAGAGGLALGLEQAGFESKGLVEFDKYACKTLRKNRPDWNVIEKDIIEVTEQGIKNFVKDIGIGELDLLSGGYPCQAFSYAGKKMGLSDARGTMFYYYAQLLKQLLPKTFLAENVRGLISHDEGRTFALMLKVFSEIGYTVTWKVLRALDYDVAQKRERIVMIGIRNDLVDQYDLKYELPQPYGYQLTLKDVLQNVPESEGAKYPESKRTVLDLVPPGGYWRDLPDNIAMQYMGKSYYSGGGRTGMARRLSWDEPSLTLTCSPAQKQTERCHPDETRPFNVREYARIQSFPDDWVFDCSMNNAYKQIGNAVPVNMAKAVGLSIVNVLNQMQ; via the coding sequence TTGTATACACTCAGTAAAGAAAAAGTAAGACAACATATGAATAAACACGGCATTAGCACGCAGAAGGAATTAGCCGATCAGTTAGGCATCAGTAAGAACCAGCTTTCGATGTTGCTTTCGCCGAACTTTAACCCGATTAAAACGAACGCGATGCGTTTGTGTGAAGTTTTGGATGTGGAACTCGAAGAGATTCTAATGTCCGAGCAGATTGAATTCCCCTTTGAAGCGGATACGCTAGTGGAACAATCCCACGATGAGGATTTAGAAGTGAATGTGGATGACTTTGAGGGTCAAGACTTCATTGATATTCACAATATCACCGCTAATAGGAAATACTCCGCCATCGAATTGTTCGCAGGTGCCGGCGGGCTGGCGCTGGGGCTGGAACAGGCGGGTTTTGAATCCAAAGGTCTGGTGGAGTTTGATAAATATGCTTGTAAGACGCTGAGAAAGAATCGACCAGATTGGAACGTCATCGAGAAGGATATTATCGAGGTTACAGAGCAAGGTATTAAGAACTTTGTAAAAGACATTGGGATTGGAGAACTCGATCTGTTGTCTGGAGGATACCCTTGTCAGGCGTTCAGTTATGCAGGTAAGAAAATGGGCTTATCCGATGCACGCGGCACGATGTTCTATTATTATGCGCAGCTCCTCAAGCAGCTTCTACCGAAGACCTTCTTAGCGGAAAATGTACGTGGACTCATTAGTCACGATGAAGGCAGAACGTTCGCACTTATGCTCAAAGTATTCTCTGAGATCGGCTACACCGTAACATGGAAAGTCTTACGTGCGCTGGATTATGATGTCGCTCAGAAAAGAGAACGCATTGTCATGATCGGTATTCGGAATGATCTCGTTGATCAATATGATCTGAAATATGAACTTCCTCAACCCTACGGTTACCAGTTGACCTTGAAAGATGTGCTGCAGAACGTTCCTGAATCCGAAGGTGCAAAGTACCCTGAATCTAAACGCACAGTCCTTGATCTCGTACCTCCTGGTGGATACTGGAGAGATTTACCTGACAACATTGCGATGCAGTATATGGGCAAAAGTTATTACTCTGGTGGAGGCAGAACAGGCATGGCTCGCAGATTATCCTGGGATGAGCCTTCACTCACACTAACGTGTTCCCCAGCTCAGAAACAGACGGAGCGCTGTCATCCTGACGAAACTAGACCATTCAACGTTAGAGAATATGCTAGAATTCAAAGCTTCCCTGATGACTGGGTGTTCGATTGCTCCATGAACAATGCCTATAAACAGATCGGTAATGCCGTTCCAGTGAACATGGCGAAGGCAGTAGGCTTGTCCATCGTTAATGTATTGAATCAGATGCAATAA
- a CDS encoding PmeII family type II restriction endonuclease, with amino-acid sequence MSELKLHDDTLREIITKAKDFFKAEIVPSHQKNTEKLRRLKEFNLNPFLDKYKASFLTGKDDPESIARALVYPRVLGTSINTIFGDRLQKFCSEVLEGFASTTSGIDIEFIDKVDGRKKYCQIKAGPNTINKDDIETIKGHFKAVKNLARTNKLNVGTEDLIVGVFYGTREDLSNHYKVIDAEYPVIIGEEFWYRLTGEADFYQRITDAIGDVASEVDSSELIEDVIRSLAKEIEETLKPKKILTEI; translated from the coding sequence ATGAGTGAACTGAAACTACACGATGACACGTTGAGGGAGATAATAACGAAGGCGAAGGACTTTTTCAAAGCAGAGATTGTACCTAGTCATCAAAAGAATACGGAGAAACTTCGGAGATTAAAAGAATTCAATCTGAATCCTTTTCTGGATAAGTATAAAGCAAGCTTTCTAACAGGGAAGGATGATCCGGAGAGTATCGCCAGAGCCTTAGTATATCCTCGTGTGTTGGGGACATCCATTAATACTATTTTTGGAGATCGGCTTCAGAAGTTCTGTAGTGAAGTGTTGGAAGGGTTCGCCTCGACTACATCGGGTATTGATATTGAATTCATAGATAAAGTGGATGGACGGAAGAAATACTGCCAGATCAAAGCCGGACCCAATACGATCAATAAAGATGATATTGAGACGATCAAAGGTCATTTCAAAGCCGTAAAGAACCTTGCTCGAACCAATAAATTGAATGTAGGTACGGAGGATTTGATCGTAGGTGTATTCTACGGTACTCGGGAGGATCTAAGTAATCATTACAAAGTTATCGATGCTGAGTATCCGGTCATTATTGGGGAGGAATTCTGGTATCGGCTAACGGGTGAAGCGGATTTCTATCAGAGAATTACCGATGCTATCGGGGATGTCGCTTCTGAAGTCGATAGCTCTGAATTAATAGAAGATGTGATTCGCTCCTTGGCGAAGGAGATTGAAGAGACATTGAAACCGAAGAAAATATTGACTGAGATTTAA